The Panicum hallii strain FIL2 chromosome 5, PHallii_v3.1, whole genome shotgun sequence genome contains the following window.
TCGGTTGAATCGAGTTAGTTCCATTTTTTCAGTGAACTTGATCAGGATCCTGCACTAACCGCGATGAACAGATCCCTCCCAAGGAGCCCGTATATCATCCACAGAGCGCTGGACAGGAAGGAAAACAGTGACAGGTAGAACGGCATGAACTCCACGCTTTTCGTGGTGATGACCTGCTTCTGAAGTTACAAATTCAGTTTGGAAAATCCTTGATTAGAAAAACTGCAGTGCACATACGTTGCTGAATTGAAAATTAATGCTTTTTAGTTAGTTAATCTGATTTGGTTTCTGCACTACTACTTTGGTGTGAGTTGTTGGTGGATTGGAGTTTTTACAAAACAGGTTCATAATGAATCATCAACTGCTGTCTAATTGTGGAGGTAATGTATATACTTGGTACTCACTGCAGCTACCATTGGAGAGCTGTACATGGATATAGAAGCCACCAAACCAACACTACCCACAAAAACCTTGCGCATATGGTGCGTATGGACCATGAAGCTTGATAAATACGCTGTCAAGCCAAATAACGTCAGAACAGGAAGCACCAATCCCAAGGCAAACCTCTGCAAAGAAGACCATCAGATAGCATGTTAACAGTATTCAGCAGTTTATACACAATATGAAAGAGGATAATGCGCCACAGATCGCTTGCCTTCTTCTCTCGTGGTGCAAACCATACGTATATGCTGATGAATGTGATCTCAAGCAGTATGCCCAATCCATTGATGGTAGATACTGTCATGTTCTCCCATCCGGAGCTCACTACAGGAAGCCCGTACCAAGTGTAGAGGAGGCAGTTGAACAGAGCTAGTATGTACGGCACGCATGAGAACTCCTCTACATTGCCCTTCTTTATGACCCTTCTGAATGTCAATCTGTCAAATATCAGTTGAAGCACAGGGTTTTAAGTAAGATTATTGCATAGGTTGTATCAATTTCTGATCATTCATAGTAGTACTTCTGAATACGACACGTACATTGGTGCTGCATAGAGGAGCATAGAAGCAGCATTTCCTGCAACAGAGAGAGGCTGGTTTTACAGCCATATTCATGGAAACAAATGGCTTCGAAAGGACATGCAGATGAGGAGTACCTAGAATTCCAACTGCTACACGGACTGTATTAGGAACCATTCTTGCTGTCCAGCCAAGTTCTCAGTCTTCAGATGGACAAATGCTATGTCTGACAAAGACTGCTTGAATGGTTTTGCTTGCCTGAAGTGTAGGCTGGCTATTTATACTCCCTGACTGAGGCATAACTGAATTGCACAATGAGTGGGTACAGCACAAGAAGCAAAAGCACTGGCTGCATGAAATGGTAGCCTGAGAAAGTTACCAATGTCCTCGTTCAACAGCTCAGATCATTTGTCCACAAAGATACTCCCGCCTGCAGCTGACATTGACGACAACCTATGTTCGTAACTTTTGTTTCTCCGCACCATGCGCAAAGGTAAAATCTTTATAAACTTTGCTAGAATTGAAGGAAGGTGATTGTTGCGTCAGTCACCAACTGTGAAAACCAGCTCCATCGATGAGTGTCATGCCTTTGGAAAAAGCTGACGATCTGAACTCAGCCAGCACACACAGACATGCCTAGTCTGAATCCACATCAGGCCACTTGCGTCCTTAGCGATGAGCCACCAAATAATTCCCAAAAAAATTCGCAGTTGGTGGCACACGCCGCAGATTGGCCTCTGTGGATTCAGGATGAGAACGTTCAGTCATGGGGCACTGGGATGCACATTGCGCCATGATTCTGCATTATGCGCATTGTTTAGTCGCTGAAGGCGCCAAGTGTAAGTTGGTGTCAGGCTCTGCTCACTAAAGCCAATGTGCGCACCATGACCTCTTATCCATCCTTTAAAATGCTACCTGCACGATCCTCACTATCAGAGGATCACCGTGGGCAGTTTAGGATTTGCTCTAGTTTTGCAATACCGTTGTTTTGGTAATGGGCCTCGCATCAGCTAGCTCTGTTGACCGTCTTAACGCAGACGACTTGTTGCTCTGGTCATCTCTCGCTGATTTTTTCTGCACACTCTTGATGATCATGGCAAGGAAACCAGGCAGTagtaatttattttatttaCCTTTTTTTGACTGGAGGTAGTAAAGTTTGCATGTCCGTCTCAATGATATACTCCTTTTGGGTGCGAAGAAAACGTCTCCGCGGCCCAACGTACCCCTTTGGAATGGGCCAGCGGCCTACGGCCTAGGCGGGGATGTTGGGGGGCCTTTTGCCGGCCTGCTCCGTGGTTCCCGAACGTGTTTGGTCTCTCCGAATCGGATCCGGGACAGGGGGCATCGTCCGACTAGGAAACCGAACCTGCGAACCAGACGGACGATTTATAGCAGACGACGAGTGCAGAGGTACGCGCCGGTTAATCGCCAATCAAAATCAAAACTGCAAGCAGGCTT
Protein-coding sequences here:
- the LOC112895041 gene encoding bidirectional sugar transporter SWEET3b-like, which encodes MVPNTVRVAVGILGNAASMLLYAAPILTFRRVIKKGNVEEFSCVPYILALFNCLLYTWYGLPVVSSGWENMTVSTINGLGILLEITFISIYVWFAPREKKRFALGLVLPVLTLFGLTAYLSSFMVHTHHMRKVFVGSVGLVASISMYSSPMVAAKQVITTKSVEFMPFYLSLFSFLSSALWMIYGLLGRDLFIASPNFIGVPMGILQLALYCIYRRSDGAAGKLHGTAIDQEKGLKAVVAMPPQELAGTKPEAEGQK